From a region of the Paenibacillus lutimineralis genome:
- a CDS encoding carbohydrate ABC transporter permease: protein MYKTKIWKKAALTLFMAVIALALLFPIIIISSNSLMTVREIGINYGLIGKMDSNHFVNMKLLPDLVSFEQYYKIFVESPRFLMMFWNSVFMVVPIIAGQTLIAAFAAYAFSKLNFRGRDKLFLVYVMTMLMPFQVTLVPNYIMADRLGLLNTAGAIIFPGIFAAFGVFMLRQFTISIPYAYIEAAKMDGAGHVRIFFTIIIPMIQPGIAALIVLLFVDYWNMVEQPLVFLDDPFKQPLSVFLSRINQDDLGIAFAASVLYMTPMVLLFLYAESYFIEGIQLSGIKG from the coding sequence GTGTACAAAACTAAGATATGGAAAAAAGCGGCGTTAACCCTCTTCATGGCGGTCATTGCGTTAGCTCTCCTGTTTCCGATCATAATTATTTCTTCAAATTCTTTGATGACGGTAAGAGAAATCGGGATTAATTATGGCTTGATTGGAAAAATGGACTCCAACCATTTTGTGAATATGAAGCTGCTTCCAGATTTAGTATCCTTCGAGCAGTATTACAAAATTTTTGTGGAAAGCCCGAGATTTCTGATGATGTTCTGGAATTCAGTGTTTATGGTAGTGCCGATAATTGCTGGGCAGACGCTAATCGCCGCCTTTGCGGCTTATGCGTTCTCCAAGCTGAATTTTCGCGGACGAGACAAGTTGTTCCTCGTGTACGTGATGACAATGCTGATGCCGTTTCAGGTGACACTTGTGCCTAACTATATCATGGCGGACCGCCTGGGACTGCTTAACACAGCAGGTGCGATTATATTTCCTGGAATCTTTGCGGCATTCGGGGTATTCATGCTTAGGCAGTTTACGATAAGCATTCCCTATGCCTATATTGAAGCTGCGAAAATGGATGGTGCGGGGCATGTGAGAATATTCTTCACGATCATTATCCCGATGATCCAGCCCGGAATCGCGGCACTGATTGTTCTATTATTTGTAGACTACTGGAACATGGTGGAGCAGCCATTGGTTTTCCTTGATGATCCTTTTAAGCAGCCATTATCGGTTTTCTTATCGCGCATTAATCAAGATGATCTGGGTATTGCTTTTGCTGCTTCTGTGCTCTATATGACACCGATGGTGCTGTTGTTTCTCTATGCAGAATCTTATTTTATCGAAGGCATTCAGTTGTCCGGCATCAAAGGTTAG
- a CDS encoding NAD-dependent epimerase/dehydratase family protein codes for MKIFVAGAAGVIGRLLLPKLVKAGHQVVGMTRNSERTELIRSLGAEDLVLDIFDREAVFSAMKDIRPDVVIHQLTSLSDRNFQDNARIRIEGTRNLVDAAQAAGVKRMIAQSIAWAYEPGDQPASEEDSLDMDAPLPRKTSIDGIVALEQAVAEISEHVILRYGMFYGPGTWYDIDGEMAKQVQNHQLLATDAVMSFLHVEDAAHAALLALNWPSGPINIVDDEPAAGIDWLPIYAKALQAPAPEYQEGRQGWERGASNDKARIVYGWEPLYPTWRTGLRQL; via the coding sequence ATGAAGATATTCGTAGCAGGTGCAGCGGGGGTGATCGGCCGCTTGCTGCTCCCCAAATTAGTGAAAGCAGGACATCAAGTTGTTGGAATGACGCGCAATTCGGAACGGACGGAGCTGATCCGTAGTTTAGGAGCTGAAGATCTCGTTCTTGATATTTTTGATCGTGAAGCCGTGTTTTCTGCTATGAAGGACATCCGACCAGATGTTGTGATTCATCAACTCACTTCATTAAGTGATCGGAACTTCCAGGATAACGCCAGAATTAGGATCGAGGGGACCCGTAATTTGGTGGATGCTGCTCAGGCTGCAGGTGTGAAGCGGATGATCGCACAGAGTATTGCCTGGGCCTATGAACCAGGTGATCAGCCAGCTAGTGAAGAAGATTCACTCGATATGGACGCTCCCTTACCGCGAAAGACAAGCATCGATGGTATCGTCGCTTTGGAGCAGGCAGTGGCTGAAATCTCGGAGCATGTCATTTTGCGTTACGGGATGTTCTATGGCCCGGGGACATGGTACGACATTGATGGTGAAATGGCGAAGCAAGTGCAGAATCATCAACTCCTAGCCACCGATGCAGTTATGTCATTCCTACATGTCGAGGATGCGGCCCATGCGGCATTATTGGCTCTAAATTGGCCATCGGGTCCCATCAATATCGTAGATGATGAGCCTGCTGCGGGAATCGACTGGCTACCGATCTACGCGAAAGCCCTGCAAGCGCCTGCTCCGGAATATCAGGAAGGGAGACAGGGATGGGAACGCGGCGCATCGAACGATAAAGCGAGGATCGTATATGGCTGGGAACCGCTATATCCTACATGGAGAACGGGGCTGCGTCAGCTGTAA
- a CDS encoding efflux RND transporter periplasmic adaptor subunit, whose product MDQRKRKRMIQITFILFIGILLFFTLYSNTLQSLTLPKVIAEKAVLGSLEQTLEGSGILQPLKEAKLSNPTGWKVKAIAVKEGASVKKGQTLITYDSESAERELEDEIAQLAKQNIDMQNIQDQYIESVTKGDETKVQATSREIKMRKLDLGVQERKIAALRANLENNKKITAPFDGVITQINAVEGMFSTGGADILMASTHQGYRFEFLADEQLLSAIGIGVHEKFPITVRMQSGQKGESLEGTVYEIADTSPRMDTQGVGSTISINQKMVRVRVVDKKLKGGEQAEIKLTKPSEEEGFLIINAAIHQDRDGKYVYRIEEKKGAIRNEFIVRKAKIGSSESDDKVTKVVSTNFNMDDLIILESTEPLEDGNRVRLK is encoded by the coding sequence TTGGACCAACGTAAACGAAAACGAATGATTCAGATCACATTTATACTATTTATCGGAATATTGCTATTTTTCACTTTATACAGCAATACGTTGCAATCATTAACCTTGCCGAAAGTGATAGCAGAGAAGGCGGTTCTAGGCAGTCTGGAGCAGACACTGGAAGGCAGCGGTATTTTGCAGCCACTTAAGGAGGCGAAGCTCTCGAATCCTACGGGATGGAAGGTCAAAGCCATTGCAGTAAAAGAAGGCGCAAGCGTAAAGAAGGGGCAGACGCTCATCACTTATGATAGCGAGTCTGCCGAGCGGGAACTAGAAGATGAAATCGCCCAATTGGCAAAGCAAAACATTGATATGCAAAATATACAGGATCAGTATATTGAATCGGTTACTAAGGGAGATGAGACGAAAGTTCAAGCTACTAGCCGCGAAATTAAGATGCGCAAACTCGATCTCGGAGTCCAGGAGCGGAAAATTGCCGCTTTACGAGCAAATCTAGAGAATAACAAGAAGATTACGGCTCCTTTCGATGGTGTCATCACCCAAATAAATGCTGTCGAGGGGATGTTCTCGACGGGGGGAGCAGACATCTTGATGGCAAGTACCCACCAGGGATACCGGTTTGAATTTCTCGCTGATGAGCAGCTCTTGTCCGCTATAGGGATTGGGGTGCACGAGAAATTTCCGATTACTGTAAGGATGCAATCCGGACAAAAGGGGGAGAGCCTAGAGGGCACAGTCTATGAAATCGCTGATACATCACCGCGGATGGACACGCAAGGAGTTGGATCCACCATATCGATTAATCAAAAGATGGTTCGAGTGAGAGTCGTTGATAAGAAGCTGAAGGGAGGGGAACAAGCAGAAATCAAGCTGACCAAGCCTTCAGAGGAAGAGGGATTCCTGATCATTAATGCTGCGATCCACCAAGATCGGGATGGCAAATATGTATATCGGATTGAAGAGAAGAAGGGTGCGATTAGAAATGAATTTATTGTACGTAAAGCCAAGATTGGGTCTAGTGAGTCGGACGACAAGGTAACGAAAGTGGTATCAACCAACTTTAATATGGATGATCTGATCATATTGGAGAGCACCGAGCCATTGGAGGACGGGAATCGCGTTAGGCTGAAATAA
- a CDS encoding carbohydrate ABC transporter permease, translated as MKWRHSDATVAVMFLAPSLIGFAMFYLVPFATGVGYSFMDSTVDGQFVGLENYNALLASDSFRKAASNTFLFTIVTVPLIIAISLGLAMLLNQSIYIRNMLRTAYVLPLVVPVASIVVIWQILFDWNGSLNAWLSYFGIARVDWMKTDAARNVVIILYLWKNVGYNIILFLAGLQQIPKDYYETADLEGAGRLRQFTDITLVYLTSTMFFVIIMSIINSFKVFRETYLMAGDYPHDSIYMLQHYMNNTFLSLDIQKITAAATMMVGCILIIVIGLFVLERRFRQFME; from the coding sequence ATGAAATGGCGTCACAGTGATGCAACAGTAGCCGTGATGTTCCTGGCTCCAAGCTTAATTGGTTTCGCCATGTTCTATTTGGTACCATTTGCTACCGGAGTTGGATACTCATTTATGGATAGTACTGTCGATGGTCAATTTGTTGGATTGGAGAACTACAATGCGCTACTGGCAAGCGATTCATTTCGTAAAGCTGCATCGAATACATTCTTGTTCACCATTGTGACCGTGCCGCTGATTATTGCCATTTCGCTAGGGTTAGCTATGTTGCTTAATCAGAGTATTTACATAAGGAATATGCTTCGAACGGCTTATGTGCTTCCACTTGTTGTGCCCGTCGCTTCGATTGTTGTAATCTGGCAGATCCTCTTTGACTGGAATGGATCACTTAACGCGTGGCTTAGCTATTTCGGTATTGCACGGGTGGATTGGATGAAGACGGACGCAGCACGTAATGTTGTGATTATCCTCTACTTATGGAAGAACGTAGGCTATAACATCATCTTATTCTTGGCCGGATTGCAGCAAATACCTAAAGACTATTACGAGACGGCAGATCTGGAAGGAGCAGGACGCCTTCGGCAGTTCACAGACATTACGCTCGTCTACTTAACGTCAACAATGTTCTTCGTCATTATCATGTCAATAATTAATTCGTTCAAAGTGTTCCGGGAGACTTACTTGATGGCAGGGGATTATCCGCATGACAGTATTTATATGCTTCAGCATTACATGAACAATACATTCCTGTCGCTCGATATCCAGAAGATAACTGCTGCTGCAACTATGATGGTTGGCTGCATATTAATCATCGTCATCGGCTTATTCGTACTAGAACGAAGGTTTAGGCAGTTTATGGAGTAG
- a CDS encoding SDR family oxidoreductase, with amino-acid sequence MATGIDELHVVVGTGPLGIAVMEELLRKGKSVRMVNRSGRASVPSGIQVIQGDAADRESIGQACKGASVIYHCAKAAYTEWPEKFPPIMKGIIDAAAKEKAKVVYGDNLYMYGSKHQVLTEDLPNGAIGHKGRTRAQMADMLLEAHHSGKVRAAIGRGADFYGPGVLESSLGERIFQAALDGRAAEVLGNIDIPHTYLYIRDFAKGLVTLGEREEALGQVWHIPGAATITTRQIVNMVYEAAGKRTKFRIAPKFFVYLMGLFNANMREIKETLYLFEKPFIVNTSNYEQAFGRDTTPHKLAIAETMDWFRNRSQK; translated from the coding sequence ATGGCTACAGGGATTGATGAGCTGCATGTTGTGGTCGGAACAGGACCACTAGGAATAGCGGTGATGGAGGAACTTCTTCGTAAGGGGAAAAGCGTACGGATGGTGAACCGAAGCGGTCGGGCGAGTGTACCTTCAGGGATACAGGTCATTCAAGGGGATGCCGCAGATCGTGAAAGCATCGGGCAAGCCTGCAAAGGCGCTTCGGTTATATATCATTGCGCCAAGGCTGCTTATACAGAATGGCCGGAGAAGTTCCCGCCAATAATGAAAGGCATCATTGATGCAGCAGCAAAGGAAAAGGCTAAAGTCGTCTATGGCGATAATCTGTATATGTATGGAAGCAAGCACCAGGTTCTTACTGAAGATTTGCCGAATGGTGCGATCGGGCACAAAGGCAGGACACGCGCTCAAATGGCTGATATGCTGCTAGAAGCGCATCATAGCGGAAAAGTACGGGCTGCGATAGGCCGTGGCGCTGATTTCTATGGTCCAGGCGTTCTGGAATCGTCGTTGGGCGAACGAATCTTCCAAGCTGCGTTAGATGGCAGGGCCGCTGAGGTGCTCGGAAATATCGATATTCCTCATACGTATCTTTATATCCGTGATTTTGCGAAAGGCTTGGTTACGCTTGGAGAGCGCGAAGAAGCATTAGGTCAGGTTTGGCATATTCCGGGTGCAGCTACAATAACGACGAGACAAATCGTCAATATGGTCTATGAAGCGGCAGGCAAGCGGACTAAATTCCGCATCGCACCAAAATTCTTTGTATATCTGATGGGCTTGTTCAACGCCAACATGAGAGAGATTAAAGAAACCCTCTATTTATTCGAGAAACCGTTCATTGTTAACACGAGTAATTATGAACAAGCATTTGGTAGGGATACAACACCGCATAAGCTGGCGATTGCAGAAACGATGGATTGGTTTAGAAACAGGTCTCAAAAATGA
- a CDS encoding LysR family transcriptional regulator: MIELLEGRFFKTFIAVMEEKSFSRAADKLGYVQSTVTTHIQFLEQACKQKLFHRLSRGVKPTAAGEKLMKYAYQFVHLGASIEEAMNEIEQPQGTVYLRMQESFFLTRFSPFIQHFVKEYPEVKLRVESGFHHDILDQVLDHAIDFGIVPRDPQRNDIVFYPLVEEKLIFIASNALMMEVEREGLHRLSKEVMISFGTDCLYHTQASMAMQEAGIDVKEAIEHPSLEMIKQSVQCGIGFALVPEIAVQRELDEGDFALLPISQASYSMHGLIVHKNRELSYPARLFKSELIERSAASIRKL; this comes from the coding sequence GTGATTGAATTGTTGGAAGGAAGATTTTTCAAAACCTTTATCGCTGTGATGGAAGAAAAAAGTTTTAGCCGTGCAGCGGATAAACTGGGTTATGTTCAATCCACGGTGACGACGCATATTCAGTTTTTGGAGCAGGCGTGCAAGCAGAAATTGTTCCATCGATTATCTCGAGGAGTCAAACCGACAGCGGCTGGTGAAAAGCTGATGAAATATGCCTATCAATTTGTTCACTTGGGGGCTTCGATCGAGGAAGCTATGAATGAGATAGAGCAACCCCAGGGCACGGTTTATCTTCGAATGCAGGAATCCTTTTTTCTGACACGGTTTTCTCCGTTTATACAGCATTTTGTCAAGGAGTACCCGGAAGTGAAACTCAGAGTTGAATCAGGATTCCATCACGATATTCTGGATCAAGTGCTTGATCATGCGATTGATTTTGGTATTGTGCCACGCGATCCACAGCGTAATGACATCGTATTTTATCCTTTGGTTGAAGAAAAATTGATATTTATTGCATCCAATGCCTTGATGATGGAAGTTGAACGAGAGGGACTTCATCGATTAAGTAAAGAAGTTATGATCAGCTTCGGAACCGATTGCTTATACCATACACAGGCCAGCATGGCGATGCAGGAAGCAGGGATTGATGTTAAGGAAGCAATTGAGCATCCGAGCCTGGAAATGATTAAACAATCGGTTCAATGCGGGATTGGTTTTGCATTGGTTCCGGAAATTGCGGTGCAAAGAGAGCTCGACGAAGGCGATTTTGCATTACTTCCTATAAGTCAGGCAAGCTATTCCATGCATGGATTGATCGTTCATAAAAACAGGGAATTAAGTTATCCGGCAAGATTATTTAAATCGGAATTGATAGAGCGATCAGCAGCATCTATTCGTAAACTGTAA